In Sandaracinaceae bacterium, the genomic window GCAGTAGCTCTCGCCGTTGTGGTCGAAGTAGATCCAGAAGCCGGGTGACTGGTCGCCCCGCGGGGAGGTCAGCCGGTCCCAGGGCGGGCTCGACTCCGAGTGCATGAAGCCGCTCCGCTGCATCCAGTCGCGCACCCTCGTGAACCGACTCACCAGACCCGCCGCGATGGCGAGCGCGAAGGGCAGGAGCGTCGTCAGGAAGGCAAGCCAGCCGCGGTCGCGCAGCGTCGCTCCGTCCACCATGACTCGCTCGAGCGTCGGACCCACCCAGCCCCAGAACAACAGCAAGAGGGTCCCATTGATCGCCGACCAGATCACCGTGTTGCCGAAGCGGTCCTCGCGGCTCGTGCCAGGGCGAAGGCCCGCCATGTTGCGGTACGTGCGAGCGGCCAGGATCCCGGGGAGGAACACCAGCGCGGCGATCACGAGGGCCTGAAGGGTGGGGGGCGTGCTCATTGCGTACGTCTCCTGGACCGTGGGATGATCGGGAGCATGACAACTCCGAAGCCGCCGAACGACAAGAGTCCACGCCCAGGGCCGCGAACCGAGGCCGTTCCTCGACGAGACGGCGCCAACACTCAGTCGCACGTGAAGAAGCCACCGCGTCAGGGGCTGCCGAAGCCACCGAAGAAGCCAGACTGATCGCTGCCTCGGGCTGTCTCATGCCGCCGCCCCCGACTGGTTGCCCCACACCGCCCAGCCAGGCCGCGGTGAGCGCGCGAAGAGCTCGACGCGAGGCAGCTCCGGGAACATCCGCGCGATGAGCGCCGCGAAGCTGTCGGGCTTCACCGAGTGCTCCCCCCGGCGCTCGCGGACCACCGAGGCGGGGCGCGCGGCCGGCGCAGGAGCGGGCGGGTTGCCGCGGGTCGCGATCAGCAACAGCTCGTGCTGCTGACGCGCCCAGTACCCCATCCCGAGCCGTTCCTTGTCCCAGACCATGCAGGTCCGGTAGACGAAGTCCCAGGCCTCGATGACGCGCAGCGAGTTGGCCAGCAGCGGCGACGTGGCCCAGCAGAAGAGCACGGCGTCCGGCGTCGCGATCTCGCTCACCGGCAGAGCGCAGATCTCCTCGAGGGCCATGGTCGGGTACTGGTTCTCGATCGCTCGCGACTCGCTCGCGGCGTGTTCGTAGCGCCAGGCCGGGTCGGCGTAGATCACCGCGTAGCGCTGCGAGGCGCCCAGCGGCGCGTTGCCCCGGGCGATCTCGTTGATGCGCTCGGTGCGCTGGCGGCGCCGGATCTCGGTGCGCACGCGGCGGCCGTCCCCGCGCGTCTCCTCGAGGACCTCGCGCTGTACCTGGTGCTCGAGCGCGGCGAGCTCGGCCGCGGCCGAGACGGCGAGCAGCCCGTGGTCGACGGCCGCGACCACCTCGGGCGCGGCCGTCTCGATCACCGAGCGGGCGGCGCGCACGCTGCGCTCGCTCGTGCCGAGGTGCGCCGCCGCCTGCGCCTGGGTGGGCACGTCGGCAAATTTGCCGACCTGGCGCTGTCCGTCGGCGAGCGTCGCGATGCGCGCTGCCACCATAGCACGCTGGCTCTCGTTGAGGTGGCGACGGTGGAGGTTGGCGCTCAAGACGAAGGCGATCGGGTCCTCGACGTCGACGAGCCGGACGCGCGGTTCCACCCCCACGCGCTCGCACGCGGCGAGTCGGTTCCGGCCGTCGAGCAGCAAGCCCGTCTCACGTTCGACGACGAGCGCCTGCAGGAGGCCGCGGTCACGGATG contains:
- a CDS encoding DUF6338 family protein — protein: MSTPPTLQALVIAALVFLPGILAARTYRNMAGLRPGTSREDRFGNTVIWSAINGTLLLLFWGWVGPTLERVMVDGATLRDRGWLAFLTTLLPFALAIAAGLVSRFTRVRDWMQRSGFMHSESSPPWDRLTSPRGDQSPGFWIYFDHNGESYCCESARTSSSQIYGQRVHLMDAAGTYLPMEGVTGVLLIEFGERVLFLGEDEPL
- a CDS encoding MT-A70 family methyltransferase, with protein sequence MRRICGTHPAAEIFPLLPEEGLAALAANIRDRGLLQALVVERETGLLLDGRNRLAACERVGVEPRVRLVDVEDPIAFVLSANLHRRHLNESQRAMVAARIATLADGQRQVGKFADVPTQAQAAAHLGTSERSVRAARSVIETAAPEVVAAVDHGLLAVSAAAELAALEHQVQREVLEETRGDGRRVRTEIRRRQRTERINEIARGNAPLGASQRYAVIYADPAWRYEHAASESRAIENQYPTMALEEICALPVSEIATPDAVLFCWATSPLLANSLRVIEAWDFVYRTCMVWDKERLGMGYWARQQHELLLIATRGNPPAPAPAARPASVVRERRGEHSVKPDSFAALIARMFPELPRVELFARSPRPGWAVWGNQSGAAA